From Calothrix sp. PCC 6303, a single genomic window includes:
- a CDS encoding GumC family protein, whose product MRNNYSQASNSGQDRNSGSEFSQSQPFPWSQEQGDDWNFRDFLDILRRRSLILLGVASLVMTTSVISLTKQKPIYESNFRLLVEPVNDDTKTIDIVKDQNQTKSSLDYESQIQVLKSPELIGDVVKRLKDIYPEIDYSKLVASLTINRLGETKIIEVRYRNQNWQKAKTVTKQIADDYLQYSLQKRQTKLRQGIAFVNEQLPSIQQRVDRIQQDLQIFQQRNDFVDPETQTGQINNQVSILSQQRLAIDQQLAQARGNLGSLRQQNGELVALNDANLYQQLTVQLQELDAQIAQESARFQGENPTILALKDKRNNLLPLLRQEAERSMAIKVAAATNQVEALEIQNRELAKAEEKLEQKRKQLPILTRKYTEMQRGLQVATESLNRFLATREALQIQISQTELPWQLIQPPSQPQNPVSSDTKRSLLMSFLGSLALGIGVALLIEKLDNTYHTPLELKEKVKLPLLGIIPYEKQLHTGQDRLTKQQAAVVRSSDSLGEKVPDLGFIAFDGYDGYSVKFIEALRVLYTNIQFLSSDRPVHSVVVSSAMSGDGKSTIAFHLAQVAATMGQRVLLVDADLRQPQIHQLANLNNLWGLSNLISTNLPLNEVIQKILWMKQLSVITCGPIPPDPAKLLSSQKMRLLMEEFHKNFDLVIYDAPELVGLADANLLLPHTNGLLLVARMGKTDSSLLKRSLDNLKLSRMNILGVVGNG is encoded by the coding sequence ATGAGGAATAACTATTCTCAAGCCTCAAATTCTGGACAAGATAGAAATTCTGGCTCTGAATTTTCTCAGTCTCAACCTTTCCCATGGTCACAAGAGCAAGGGGATGATTGGAATTTTCGAGATTTTCTAGATATACTGAGGCGACGCTCACTAATTCTGTTGGGAGTTGCCAGTTTGGTAATGACAACTTCCGTCATTTCCCTGACTAAGCAAAAGCCTATATATGAAAGCAACTTCCGGTTATTAGTTGAACCTGTAAATGATGACACTAAGACTATAGATATAGTTAAAGATCAGAATCAAACTAAATCGAGTTTAGACTATGAAAGTCAAATCCAGGTACTAAAGAGTCCTGAATTGATTGGAGATGTGGTTAAGCGCTTAAAAGACATCTATCCAGAGATTGATTATTCTAAACTTGTAGCTTCTTTAACTATTAACCGTTTAGGAGAAACCAAAATTATCGAAGTTCGCTATCGAAATCAGAATTGGCAAAAAGCGAAAACTGTCACCAAACAAATAGCAGATGATTATCTCCAATATAGTTTGCAGAAGCGACAAACAAAATTACGACAGGGGATAGCTTTTGTAAATGAGCAATTGCCATCAATCCAACAACGAGTAGATAGAATTCAACAGGACTTGCAAATTTTTCAGCAAAGGAATGATTTTGTCGATCCAGAAACCCAGACAGGGCAAATCAATAATCAAGTTAGTATTTTATCTCAACAAAGGTTAGCCATAGATCAACAATTAGCCCAAGCTCGTGGAAATTTGGGTAGTTTACGTCAGCAAAATGGAGAATTAGTTGCACTTAATGATGCAAACTTATATCAACAGCTAACTGTTCAATTGCAAGAGTTGGATGCTCAGATAGCTCAAGAGTCGGCTCGTTTTCAAGGGGAAAATCCGACTATTTTGGCATTAAAGGATAAAAGGAATAATTTATTGCCTTTACTACGTCAAGAAGCAGAGCGCTCTATGGCAATCAAGGTTGCGGCTGCTACAAATCAAGTTGAAGCTTTGGAGATACAAAATCGGGAATTAGCCAAAGCTGAAGAAAAACTAGAACAAAAGCGGAAACAGTTGCCAATTTTGACGCGTAAATATACGGAAATGCAGCGTGGATTACAAGTTGCAACTGAAAGCTTGAATCGGTTTCTTGCTACCCGTGAAGCTCTACAAATTCAGATATCCCAGACGGAATTACCTTGGCAGTTAATTCAACCACCTAGTCAGCCGCAAAATCCTGTATCTTCTGATACTAAGCGAAGTTTATTAATGTCTTTTCTAGGAAGTCTGGCTTTGGGAATTGGTGTTGCTTTGTTAATTGAAAAGCTTGATAATACTTACCATACACCCTTAGAACTCAAGGAAAAGGTTAAGCTACCGTTGTTAGGTATTATTCCTTACGAAAAACAACTACATACTGGACAAGATCGCTTGACTAAACAACAAGCTGCGGTAGTCAGGTCATCTGATTCGTTAGGTGAGAAAGTTCCAGATTTAGGGTTCATAGCTTTTGATGGTTACGATGGCTACTCTGTCAAGTTTATTGAAGCCTTAAGGGTGCTGTATACGAATATTCAGTTTCTCAGTTCTGATCGACCTGTTCATTCGGTTGTGGTTAGTTCGGCAATGAGTGGTGATGGCAAGTCTACGATCGCATTCCATCTAGCTCAGGTGGCAGCGACAATGGGGCAACGTGTATTGTTGGTGGATGCAGATTTGCGTCAACCACAAATTCATCAGTTAGCAAATTTAAATAACCTTTGGGGATTGAGTAATTTAATTTCAACAAATTTACCTCTAAATGAGGTGATTCAAAAGATACTTTGGATGAAACAATTGTCTGTAATTACCTGTGGTCCGATACCACCTGATCCGGCTAAGTTACTGTCCTCTCAAAAGATGAGGCTATTAATGGAGGAGTTCCATAAAAACTTTGATTTGGTGATTTATGACGCTCCTGAGTTGGTGGGGTTAGCGGATGCTAATCTGTTGCTACCACATACTAATGGTCTTTTGTTGGTGGCAAGGATGGGTAAAACTGACAGTTCGCTGTTGAAGCGATCGCTTGATAACTTGAAGCTGTCTCGGATGAATATTTTGGGTGTTGTTGGCAATGGTTAA
- a CDS encoding metallophosphoesterase family protein, which produces MTPNFRFAVVSDLHVALSHTIWDHPSRFHLVEVSIPAFESILEHLTQLDLDFLLLPGDLTQHGESENHQWLQERLAHLPFPTYVIPGNHDVPVLEADQQSIGFHDFPHYYRKFGYENTDKLYYTSHLLPGVRLIGLNSNNFNAKGEQIGCLDAEQLLWLEEVLAAAKDELVLVMVHHNVVEHLPNQSNHAMASRYMAANATQLLEILQRYGVKLVFTGHLHVQDIAYSNGVYDITTGSLASYPHPYRIINFSEDLSGKQQLTITSHRVESVPDFPNLQSYSRKWMGDRSFSFMVRLLTLPPLSLPVSQAEQLAPNLREFWAEIADGDALFDHQNFPQKVRDYFHQFSAVNSSGVPRLIDNNVSLSL; this is translated from the coding sequence ATGACTCCTAATTTTCGCTTTGCGGTAGTCAGTGATTTACATGTCGCTCTTTCCCACACTATTTGGGATCATCCTAGTCGCTTCCATTTAGTCGAAGTGAGTATTCCAGCATTTGAGAGTATCCTGGAACATTTAACACAACTAGATTTAGATTTTCTCCTATTACCTGGTGACTTAACTCAGCATGGTGAATCAGAGAATCATCAATGGTTACAAGAACGTTTAGCACATCTGCCATTTCCCACCTATGTGATTCCAGGAAATCACGATGTTCCAGTTTTAGAAGCCGATCAGCAGTCGATTGGTTTTCACGATTTTCCCCATTATTATCGCAAATTTGGTTACGAAAATACAGACAAACTCTACTATACTTCTCATCTGCTTCCAGGAGTGCGTTTAATTGGGCTAAATTCTAATAATTTTAATGCCAAAGGGGAGCAAATTGGCTGTTTAGATGCGGAACAATTACTGTGGTTAGAGGAGGTTTTAGCTGCTGCAAAAGACGAACTAGTATTAGTGATGGTTCATCATAATGTAGTTGAACATCTACCCAATCAATCAAATCACGCAATGGCGAGTCGCTATATGGCAGCAAATGCGACTCAACTATTAGAAATACTGCAACGTTACGGTGTCAAATTAGTATTTACCGGGCATTTACATGTCCAAGATATTGCTTATAGTAATGGTGTATATGATATTACTACAGGCTCCTTGGCAAGTTACCCACACCCCTACAGAATTATCAACTTTTCCGAAGATCTATCAGGTAAACAGCAATTAACAATCACATCCCATCGAGTTGAATCAGTCCCAGATTTTCCCAACCTCCAATCATATTCTCGGAAATGGATGGGCGATCGCAGTTTTTCGTTTATGGTAAGATTATTAACATTACCCCCTCTGAGTCTTCCTGTTTCCCAAGCTGAACAGTTAGCACCAAATTTACGAGAATTTTGGGCAGAAATTGCCGATGGGGATGCATTATTTGATCACCAGAATTTTCCCCAAAAGGTGCGAGATTATTTCCATCAATTTAGCGCTGTGAATTCCTCTGGAGTACCAAGATTGATAGATAACAACGTTTCATTATCGCTGTGA
- a CDS encoding glycosyltransferase family 4 protein, with amino-acid sequence MRFNEWINLKLFQPVSAEMDGKNQYSTKTQQMIRLCVITQFFPPDYAATGQLVEELVKNLGFLGIDIEVFTSQPGYAFKTANAPGVEQFGRVRIQRSRTAQLWIGRIRGKAVNGILYTFRSALHLFRVRNRNNILLVTTAPPFLPLLGYLARLLFRIPYICVLYDLYPDIAIALGVLPKHHWLAKFWQNLNCRIWRNASGIVVLSPAMRRQILMSCPEISDKVSVIHSWSDPDWIVPIAKQENWFAWKHNLVTKFTVLYSGNLGRCHDMDTILAAAKELRDEAIQFVCIGSGAKRDQLIQEVKELGLDNFMFLPYQDKHVLPYSLTACDLSLVTVDERTENLVTPSKLYSALASERPIAAICCQDSYLRELIQEADCGVAFENGDSSGLSQFIRLLSRDRQLAERMGKSGRQYLRSHFTPKIISKQYLDVLRRAISSEDTRTVSQSHTD; translated from the coding sequence ATGAGATTTAACGAGTGGATTAATCTCAAATTATTTCAGCCAGTTTCTGCTGAAATGGATGGGAAAAATCAGTATTCTACGAAAACTCAGCAGATGATTAGGCTATGTGTCATTACACAGTTTTTTCCTCCTGACTACGCTGCTACAGGTCAGTTAGTAGAAGAACTGGTAAAAAACTTGGGTTTTTTGGGGATAGATATTGAAGTCTTTACTAGTCAACCAGGATATGCATTTAAGACGGCAAATGCACCTGGAGTTGAGCAATTCGGCAGAGTGAGAATTCAGCGATCGCGTACTGCTCAATTATGGATAGGGAGAATTCGTGGGAAAGCAGTTAATGGTATTCTGTATACTTTTCGTTCAGCATTGCATTTATTTCGGGTTCGGAATCGAAATAATATCCTGTTAGTGACAACAGCTCCCCCATTCTTGCCATTATTGGGGTACTTAGCACGGCTATTGTTCCGTATTCCCTATATCTGCGTCCTTTATGACCTTTATCCAGATATTGCGATCGCACTGGGAGTATTACCAAAGCATCATTGGTTAGCAAAGTTCTGGCAAAACTTAAATTGCCGAATTTGGCGTAATGCCAGTGGAATCGTAGTACTGAGTCCAGCCATGAGACGACAGATATTAATGAGTTGTCCAGAAATTAGTGATAAGGTTTCTGTGATTCATAGCTGGTCAGATCCAGACTGGATTGTACCCATTGCCAAGCAAGAAAACTGGTTTGCTTGGAAACATAACTTAGTGACAAAATTTACCGTCCTTTATTCAGGTAATTTAGGTCGCTGTCATGATATGGATACGATCCTAGCAGCCGCAAAGGAATTACGGGATGAAGCGATTCAATTCGTCTGCATTGGTTCCGGTGCAAAACGGGATCAACTGATTCAAGAGGTAAAAGAGCTAGGATTGGATAACTTTATGTTCCTACCATACCAAGACAAGCATGTATTACCCTACTCCTTAACTGCTTGCGATTTATCTCTGGTGACTGTGGATGAACGAACAGAAAATTTGGTGACTCCCAGTAAACTCTACTCAGCTTTGGCATCAGAGCGACCAATAGCAGCAATTTGTTGCCAGGACTCATACCTAAGGGAGTTGATTCAGGAAGCCGATTGTGGTGTTGCGTTTGAAAATGGAGACAGCAGTGGTTTATCGCAATTTATTCGGCTACTCAGTCGGGATCGCCAATTAGCAGAACGCATGGGAAAATCAGGTCGTCAGTATTTGCGATCGCATTTCACACCTAAAATCATTTCCAAGCAGTATTTGGATGTTTTGCGTCGAGCAATATCATCTGAAGATACGCGAACTGTATCTCAAAGTCATACAGATTAA
- a CDS encoding acyltransferase, whose protein sequence is MPVSNDVKLGNNVKIFHPNLVNLYTCVIGDDTKIGAFVEIQKNVIVGSRCKISSHSFLCEGVILEDEVFIGHGVMFTNDLYPRAANEDGSLKTDDDWHVVETKVKRCAAIGSNATILPGVIVGEKAIVGAGSVVTKNVPDYAIVAGVPAHVVGDVRYRSDKKLPDEISAS, encoded by the coding sequence ATGCCAGTTAGTAATGATGTGAAATTAGGCAATAATGTCAAAATTTTTCATCCAAATTTAGTGAATCTTTATACTTGTGTAATTGGTGATGATACAAAAATTGGTGCTTTCGTAGAGATTCAAAAAAATGTAATTGTTGGCAGTAGATGTAAGATTTCATCTCATAGCTTTCTTTGTGAAGGTGTAATTTTAGAAGATGAAGTTTTTATTGGTCATGGAGTTATGTTTACAAATGACCTTTATCCCCGTGCTGCGAATGAAGATGGCAGTTTAAAAACCGATGATGACTGGCATGTAGTGGAAACAAAAGTCAAACGCTGTGCTGCAATTGGTAGCAATGCCACCATTTTACCAGGAGTAATTGTTGGCGAAAAAGCAATTGTGGGGGCTGGTTCTGTAGTTACTAAAAATGTACCTGATTATGCAATTGTAGCCGGAGTCCCTGCCCATGTTGTTGGGGATGTTCGTTATCGAAGTGATAAAAAATTACCAGATGAAATATCAGCCTCGTAA
- a CDS encoding ABC transporter ATP-binding protein, producing the protein MSEKIISVENLSKKYIIAHQQDSGSRYQYKALRDVMAHGAKSLAKTFIKPTAKQISNPAREEFWALDNVSFEIKEGEAVGVIGRNGAGKSTLLKVLSRITEPTQGRIAIQGRVASLLEVGTGFHPELTGRENIYLNGSILGMSKVEIQQKFDEIVAFAEIEKFLDTPVKRYSSGMYVRLAFSVAAHLEPEILIVDEVLAVGDSAFQKKCLGKMGDVATKEGRTVLFVSHSMQAIAQLTKRCILLSKGNVQFDGDTGQAVQLYLAGQKENSLAETAYTAPENKTGNYIAWAKVYTSEGEGIHCWGEPITFEFALHIEKPDKSLSFSFQIVSSLGQPISIFYFFSDAPFRHERGTHIFRCEIPKLRLYMGSYSLTTWFSERSSETLLENLREICQFEVSMHKFERVDYPWESNECTYLEDTVWKIVE; encoded by the coding sequence ATGTCTGAGAAAATAATTAGCGTAGAGAATTTAAGTAAAAAATATATAATTGCCCACCAACAGGATTCCGGAAGTCGGTATCAGTATAAAGCGTTGCGGGATGTGATGGCTCATGGGGCGAAATCCCTAGCAAAGACATTTATTAAACCTACTGCTAAACAAATCTCTAACCCAGCGCGGGAGGAATTTTGGGCATTAGATAATGTGTCTTTTGAAATTAAAGAGGGTGAAGCAGTTGGTGTAATTGGGCGCAATGGTGCTGGTAAATCGACTTTGTTAAAGGTTTTGAGCCGCATTACCGAACCCACCCAAGGACGAATTGCCATTCAAGGAAGGGTGGCAAGTTTACTAGAAGTAGGAACAGGTTTCCATCCGGAATTAACTGGGAGGGAAAATATTTACCTCAACGGTTCCATTTTGGGGATGAGTAAGGTAGAAATTCAACAAAAATTTGACGAAATCGTTGCTTTTGCAGAAATTGAGAAATTTTTAGACACTCCAGTTAAGCGTTATTCGTCAGGGATGTATGTGCGATTGGCTTTTTCTGTTGCTGCTCACCTAGAACCAGAAATTCTGATTGTGGATGAGGTATTAGCTGTTGGAGATTCCGCATTTCAGAAAAAATGCCTAGGTAAAATGGGTGATGTTGCTACCAAAGAAGGACGAACAGTCTTATTTGTCAGTCACAGTATGCAAGCGATCGCGCAATTAACCAAACGTTGTATTCTACTTTCTAAAGGTAACGTCCAATTTGATGGAGATACAGGTCAAGCTGTGCAGTTATACCTAGCAGGACAAAAGGAAAATAGTCTAGCAGAAACTGCTTACACAGCACCAGAGAACAAAACAGGTAACTATATTGCTTGGGCAAAAGTATATACCTCAGAAGGAGAAGGAATTCATTGCTGGGGAGAACCCATTACCTTTGAGTTTGCCCTCCACATTGAGAAACCCGACAAAAGTCTCTCCTTTTCATTTCAAATAGTCAGTTCCCTGGGACAACCTATTAGTATTTTCTACTTTTTTTCCGACGCACCTTTTCGCCATGAGCGAGGAACACATATTTTTCGATGTGAAATACCTAAATTGCGGCTGTATATGGGTTCCTATAGCTTGACAACATGGTTTTCTGAACGAAGCAGCGAAACTTTACTAGAAAATCTGAGGGAGATTTGCCAATTTGAAGTCAGTATGCATAAATTTGAGCGAGTAGATTACCCCTGGGAATCTAATGAGTGTACTTACTTAGAAGATACAGTCTGGAAAATAGTTGAATAG
- a CDS encoding ABC transporter permease, protein MNSEKITSKQELVIEAGRTEQQYWKDIWRYRELFYFLAWRDILVRYKQTAIGIAWALIRPFLTMVVFSIVFGNLAKLPSEGVPYPILVFAGMLPWQFFSTALSECSNSLISNANLISKVYFPRLIVPTSAVIVSFVDFMISGIILLGLMAWYNYVPSWRILTLPLFIGIAFAASVGAGLWLAALNVEYRDFRYIVPFIVQFGLYVSPVGFSSNVVPEKWRLLYSLNPMVGVIDGFRWAILGGESKLYWSGFMLSVGLVVLLLLSGIWYFRKMERTFADVI, encoded by the coding sequence ATGAATAGTGAAAAAATTACCTCAAAACAAGAACTGGTAATTGAAGCTGGACGCACCGAACAGCAGTATTGGAAAGATATCTGGCGCTATCGAGAACTGTTCTACTTTTTGGCATGGCGTGACATTTTGGTGCGCTACAAGCAAACTGCGATTGGCATAGCTTGGGCACTAATCCGACCATTTTTGACGATGGTGGTATTCAGCATTGTCTTTGGAAACTTGGCAAAGCTACCTTCAGAGGGAGTACCCTATCCAATTTTGGTATTTGCGGGGATGCTACCTTGGCAGTTTTTTTCTACTGCTTTGAGTGAGTGCAGCAATAGTTTAATTAGTAATGCCAATCTGATTTCTAAAGTCTACTTTCCGCGTTTGATTGTACCCACCAGTGCAGTGATTGTCAGCTTTGTAGATTTTATGATCTCTGGCATTATTCTTTTGGGGCTGATGGCTTGGTATAACTACGTTCCCAGTTGGCGAATATTGACGCTACCGTTATTTATTGGCATTGCCTTTGCCGCTTCTGTAGGAGCGGGGTTGTGGTTGGCAGCATTAAATGTAGAGTATCGGGATTTTCGCTATATTGTGCCGTTTATCGTCCAGTTTGGTTTGTACGTATCACCTGTAGGCTTTAGTAGCAACGTTGTTCCAGAAAAGTGGCGGTTACTGTACTCATTAAACCCCATGGTGGGCGTAATTGATGGTTTCCGCTGGGCAATTTTAGGAGGAGAGTCAAAACTTTATTGGTCTGGATTCATGTTGTCTGTGGGTTTGGTTGTACTTTTACTACTAAGTGGCATTTGGTACTTCCGAAAAATGGAACGGACATTTGCTGATGTAATTTAG
- a CDS encoding dolichyl-phosphate-mannose--protein mannosyltransferase produces MNKKWFQIGLASIFLLSLVLRFWGLARFNTLVFDEVYYAKFGNDYLTGVPFFDGHPPLGKLIIAVGIWLGSHVPWWQDIVNGLTGSMRSPMSYRWLNALFGSFIPMILAGIAYQISQRRSYSLVAGLFAACDGIFLVESRYALINQYIVIFGLLGQYLLLLALNYQQRYNPFRYFLCLTLAGAAFGASIGTKWNGVFYLGGVYILWVIAWLIRWLQSSKFVNATANFIDADTRQSYQQYNSPFILNFVTRHRYTNFTPLENLTKLHFTHIFAFLAVIPAAIYGLIWIPHLRLDTRYNFIEVHRQIFSFHERLGGNTAGVHPYCAAWYKWPLLTRPIAYLYETAHSFTDPLPVMGPPLPAGVGKAIYDVHAMGNPFLWWFAFAAIMFLLVLLVWGFLEPLIKINRLVLPVSLNTETWIALYLVVNYFVNLLPWVRVSRCAFIYHYMTGVVFAFLAIALIVEHCLRSYLLPLRFAGVSIIFVILTAFIFWMPIYLALPMTSSAYHMRMWFRSWI; encoded by the coding sequence ATGAATAAAAAGTGGTTTCAAATTGGTTTAGCGAGTATATTTTTGCTATCACTAGTACTGAGATTTTGGGGACTGGCAAGATTTAATACTTTGGTTTTTGACGAAGTTTATTATGCCAAGTTTGGTAACGATTATCTCACGGGTGTGCCGTTTTTTGATGGTCATCCACCTTTAGGAAAGCTAATTATTGCTGTTGGTATTTGGCTTGGTAGTCATGTTCCTTGGTGGCAGGACATTGTAAATGGCTTAACTGGCTCAATGCGATCGCCTATGAGCTATCGTTGGCTAAATGCGTTGTTTGGCTCGTTTATTCCGATGATTTTGGCTGGGATTGCTTATCAAATTAGCCAGCGTCGCAGTTATAGTTTAGTTGCTGGTTTGTTTGCTGCTTGTGATGGGATTTTTTTGGTAGAGTCTCGCTATGCTTTAATCAATCAGTATATAGTCATTTTTGGACTGTTGGGTCAGTATCTTTTATTACTGGCTTTGAACTATCAACAACGATATAATCCTTTCAGATATTTCCTCTGCTTAACTTTAGCGGGTGCTGCTTTCGGTGCTTCAATTGGTACTAAGTGGAATGGTGTATTTTACTTGGGAGGAGTTTATATACTTTGGGTAATCGCTTGGTTGATTCGCTGGTTACAATCATCTAAGTTTGTAAATGCTACTGCAAATTTTATCGATGCTGATACTCGCCAAAGCTATCAACAATATAATTCACCTTTTATATTAAATTTTGTCACTAGGCATAGATATACTAACTTCACGCCTCTAGAAAATCTGACGAAGTTACACTTTACACATATTTTTGCCTTTTTAGCCGTTATTCCGGCTGCCATTTACGGGTTGATTTGGATCCCTCATCTGCGCTTGGATACCCGCTACAATTTTATTGAAGTTCACAGACAAATTTTCTCTTTTCATGAGCGTTTAGGTGGTAACACAGCGGGAGTACATCCCTACTGTGCAGCCTGGTATAAATGGCCCCTCTTAACTCGTCCAATCGCGTATTTATATGAGACAGCACATAGTTTTACAGATCCATTACCTGTAATGGGACCACCTCTACCAGCAGGTGTGGGTAAGGCTATTTATGATGTTCATGCAATGGGGAACCCATTTTTATGGTGGTTTGCTTTCGCGGCAATTATGTTTCTTTTAGTTTTGCTGGTATGGGGATTTCTGGAACCTTTGATTAAGATAAATCGTTTAGTTTTACCTGTTTCGTTAAACACAGAAACTTGGATTGCTTTATATTTAGTGGTGAATTATTTTGTAAATCTCTTACCTTGGGTCAGGGTTAGTCGTTGCGCTTTTATTTACCATTATATGACTGGAGTGGTGTTTGCGTTTTTAGCGATCGCATTAATTGTAGAACACTGTCTTCGTAGTTATCTGCTACCGTTACGCTTTGCTGGTGTTAGTATTATTTTCGTGATTTTAACTGCTTTCATCTTTTGGATGCCGATTTATTTGGCTTTACCCATGACTTCATCTGCTTATCATATGCGAATGTGGTTTCGTTCTTGGATTTGA
- a CDS encoding CAP domain-containing protein — translation MTEKKKGIWWKYSLLLVVLIAISPVIHFVNQARRGHPLDINYFWSELSPLALFGQGLYNGNGGKDWKIGQSKLNLLTANEARSRDQLNAFALELVNRDRTLNQTGKLTLDSLLTETAQRHAEDMSQRNYFNHVTPEGKNPRDRFLASGGSKLVAVGENISQSGNKGASFTYGIAEELQRGWMYSNGHRENLLTKKYKKFGYGIATSPNGKLYAVQMFTD, via the coding sequence ATGACTGAGAAGAAAAAAGGTATTTGGTGGAAATATAGCCTTTTGTTAGTAGTTCTGATTGCTATCAGTCCAGTGATACATTTTGTCAATCAGGCGCGACGAGGACATCCACTGGATATAAACTACTTTTGGTCAGAACTGTCACCGCTGGCATTATTTGGGCAGGGTTTATATAACGGGAATGGTGGGAAAGATTGGAAAATTGGACAATCGAAGTTAAATTTGCTCACTGCAAACGAAGCGCGATCGCGTGATCAATTAAACGCTTTTGCTCTAGAATTAGTCAACCGCGATCGCACTCTCAATCAAACTGGTAAATTAACTTTAGATAGTCTGCTCACAGAAACTGCCCAACGTCATGCAGAAGACATGAGTCAGCGTAACTACTTTAACCATGTCACACCTGAAGGGAAGAACCCACGCGATCGCTTTTTAGCTTCAGGGGGCAGTAAACTAGTTGCTGTTGGTGAAAATATTTCCCAAAGTGGCAATAAAGGTGCAAGTTTTACATACGGTATTGCTGAGGAACTCCAACGCGGTTGGATGTACAGCAACGGACATCGGGAAAATTTATTAACAAAGAAATATAAAAAATTCGGTTACGGTATAGCTACTTCACCAAATGGGAAATTGTATGCAGTCCAAATGTTTACAGATTAG
- the trmB gene encoding tRNA (guanosine(46)-N7)-methyltransferase TrmB — protein sequence MAKIRVRQHVNPLADKYQTPANPLEWDKIYGKPHQPLHLDIGCARGKFILEMAQLETNWNFLGLEIREPLVEDVNKRRDELKLQNMHCLFCNANISLKPLLSCLVPGTLQRVSIQFPDPWFKNRHAKRRVVQPELVSELAEYLAPGGIVFLQSDIKFVAVEMRDRFSENPGFFRQGDAEWLPENPLPVATEREIFTLEKGEPVYRVVFVKS from the coding sequence TTGGCAAAAATTCGAGTTCGTCAACATGTTAATCCCCTCGCAGATAAATACCAAACACCTGCTAACCCTTTGGAATGGGATAAAATCTATGGTAAACCTCATCAACCGCTACATTTAGATATAGGTTGTGCTAGGGGAAAATTTATCTTGGAGATGGCACAATTAGAGACCAACTGGAATTTTTTAGGTTTGGAAATTCGGGAACCGTTGGTAGAGGACGTTAACAAGCGACGTGATGAATTAAAGCTTCAAAATATGCATTGCTTGTTTTGTAATGCGAATATTTCCTTAAAACCTTTGCTATCTTGCTTAGTTCCCGGTACATTACAACGGGTTTCTATTCAATTTCCCGATCCGTGGTTTAAAAATCGTCACGCAAAACGTCGCGTAGTGCAACCAGAACTAGTTAGTGAATTAGCTGAATACCTTGCACCTGGGGGAATTGTGTTCTTGCAATCGGATATAAAATTCGTTGCGGTGGAAATGCGCGATCGCTTTTCGGAAAATCCGGGGTTTTTCCGTCAAGGTGATGCTGAGTGGTTGCCGGAAAATCCCCTACCTGTTGCGACTGAACGGGAAATATTTACTTTGGAAAAAGGCGAACCAGTATATCGCGTGGTTTTTGTCAAGTCATAA